Sequence from the Terriglobia bacterium genome:
ATCGGATTCGTGTCGAAGTTCCTCCGCCATTGGTTCACGGGGATGGCGGAGTACATCCATCGTCGGGACCTCTTTGAGCAGGTCGGCTATTGGGATGCCGGATTGTCTCGATTTGGAGACCGTGAGTTCTATAACCGATTGAGGACCTCCGGTGCTCCCTCCACCTACCTCGATTACATGACCGTGTTGCGCTTCTATGCTCAAGATTGGGACGACCAATATTCCTCCCTGGAAGAACCGCCCCAGAAGCGGTATTTGGCGAGGTTACAGGATCCGGGATGGTGTGAGGCAGTGCGCAATTCAGGGGAGACGAGCGTTCGGGGTTTTCGTTCAAGGCAACAGCAATGGAGAGACTTCTTCGCTTTTGCGGTACGTTCCGGCCCAAAGTTTTTGCGGTTTGGCAGCGAAAGATTATCAACTTATTTGCAGCGAGAGGAGGGGCACAATGCTACAGGGAGCCAAGAAAGACCCTCAATTGATTATGAGTAACTGGCAAATGCCGCAGGATCTGATCGAGGGGGTTGTCCTTCGCGAGGTCCTCCACGTGCCGGGAGATCGTGGTGTCATTACCGAGATGTTTCGATTTGATTGGGACCCTTCCGGCCAGCCGGTAACGCAGGTCTACCAGTCACGCGTCTTCCCCGGGCTGGTGGCGGCGTGGAGTTGTCATCGGGAGTCAATTGACCGGCTGTTCGTGAATCAGGGTCACATGAAGTTTGTCTTGTACGATGATCGTGAAGAGAGCAGGACCTATGGTCAGCTGAACGAATTTCACATTGGGGACGCCCGCCCGGCGCTCCTCATCATCCCGACCGGCGTTTGGCATGGGCTCAAGAATCTGGGCCCGTCCGATTGTCTCCTCACCAACTTGCCGACCAAGGCATATAATTACGAGGATCCGGATCATTACCGTTTGCCGAAGGACACCCCAAAGATCCCGTACCGTTGGTTCCCCGCGCCCCCCTCCCCTCCTGACTCGATCAAGAGTTAGGATCGCTGTTCAAGGGGGGCCGGCTTCCCGGCGTCATCAGCCTACCCGTCAGAGGGTAAGGCGCCGGATAAGTCAATCATCGGTCTCACCACGCCCGAGCAAGAGTCTTCCCTTCTATCCGTCGCATCCCGGGACTCCCTGATAATCTCAATTTGTTTGGGGACGAACCGATCGATAAAGCGCCCAGGAAAAGCCCCCCAAACCCAGACAGAAAACGGCCAGGCGCAAAATGGCTCCGACCCCGTATGGAATTTCAAAGACAATAAGAAGGATCACGAAGCCGAGGAGCAAGGCCAGGACCGTCTGGGACATCGTCGCGGAAGAAGACCGCAAGATGACCCGCCCCAAAAAGGCGCCCACAAATATTTCAGCAAAGTAGAGAGAGGCGACATAGAACACCAGGACGAGCAGTCCCAAAGGGAGACCCACCAGCGTAATGCAAGCAATAATCACGGCGATCGGGGTGGCCACCAGGACCGCAAAGCCCAGCCCCAAGCTTCGCCCCAAAGATCCGGTCGCCTGGACTGTCGTATGGAAGAATTTTGGCGCCAGCACAAGCATCAGCCAACCTACCAGGAGGGCCCCCACCAGCTTGACGACTTTCCAGAAATAGAATCTAGGCCGCACAAACCGGTTCTCGTGGACATTGAGGATCGTCTCGGTCTTGCCGCCCACGGCGACCCCGGGGGCGATGTGAACGCTATTTGGTTTTGACACATGGGCCGTGAGATCTCCGCCCATGCTTGCCGGAGGAAACAGGTTCAACTTCCCTCCGAAAAACGAAAAGTCATGTCCGACGTTTCCCCGAATATCCGCAGCCCCCGAGAAAATCCAGGCGCTTTGGGTCACCTTGCCGTCGAGGCTTGTATTCGCGGAGCCTACCACGACGTCCCCGCCTACGACACCTTGCCGTTCCAGACGGAAAGTTTGGATCCAACTATAGATGTTGCGCGTCACATGACCGGTGAGGTTCAACGACTGGCTGAAACCAAAAACATTGCCTTCCACGGTTCCACTAATGTCCGTCTCCTGAGCAAAGCCGACGAGATCTCCTTTGACGGTTCCGTGGATTTCGACACGACGGGCAAAAACGATCAAATCGCCATTGACAACCCCATCGACCAATATGGTGTCCCCCGTGGCCAGGAGATTGTCGTTTATGGTCTCGGTGCTTCCAATCATGACAGTGGCCTTGTCGCTGCGCCTCTCCAAAGCCAGCCCGGGAATCACCAACACCAACAGCATGACCACCCCGATGCCCCAACGTAAGAACCCTTTGTGATGACGCCACAGCAACACCCCGCCCGTGATCACCAGGGTTGCAGAAACCAGAACACTTACAATGGTAACAATCTGTGACATGATGGCCGCTCCTATATTGGTCAGGTAGAATACGATAGTGAACAAAAGGTTTGATTGGCCGGGCAAATGCATGGGATTCAGCCACTCCGTTGCCGGGGGAAGTCGCTGCTCCACCCAATTGACCAGAAAACTCAGCAGGACGGCAAGGATGCTCACCGCCGCTGCCTTCCCCACCAGATCGAGCAGGCGGGCGGGCTGTTCGCCCGTTGACGCCCAGTCTTCTTCGACTCGTTGCAGCGCATTCGTCAGGACACGATTTTCGACCCGCAGCGAATCCACCAGCGCCTGGCAGCGCGAACACCTGCCCAGATGGAGCCTCACCCGGCGGGCTTCATCCTCCGGGAGTTCTTCGTCCACAAAGATGGCGCAGGTCATTTCTGGAAGACAACTCATCAGGATGTTCCCTTCCCTTTCCTTCTTGTCAGAATCTGTCGCAGTTCCAGTTTCCCCCGAAAGATCAGTGTCGCCACATGCGCCCGCTGAAAGCCCAGCTGCCGTGCAATCTCATCGTAGCTGAAGTCGCTGTAGTAGCGGAGCACCAGCGGCAGGCGGTATTTTTCGGGCAGAAGTCCGATCGCCTTCCTCACTTCCGCATTTTGTTCCGTCATCATCGCCTCATCCAGGGGTGAAGTCGCTCCACCCCCCGCCGGTTGGGCTTCGGTGTCCCCTTCAACGATGAATCTCTGCTCCACCTGCCGCTTACGTATCAGGTCCACACAGTAATGGCTGGCGATGCTGTACAGCCAGCTCAAAAAGGGCACTGAGCCGTTGTAGCCGGCTAGACCGCGTTTCAGGCGGACAAACACCTCACTCGTCGCATCCTCGGCAGCTTCTCTCGAACCCAGCATATGTCGGCAAAGCCCCAGCGTCCGTGGCTTGAACTGGCGGTAGAGCTCGGCGAAGGACTCAGAGTCTCCAACGATGGCCCGCTGTATGACGGCGTCTAAGTCCAAAGGTTCGCCCCGGCTCTTCCGGCCATCCTGATTCGGCCCGTTCGCGTGGTTGCTTTCAGTCCCCATAGAGTAATACGCCGGTGGATTCAAGAAATTTCAGTTTTCGCAGAGAACCGATGGGGCGGGAGAGATCCTTACAGCGGAGGCCGTTGATGGTGCCAATCGGTGGCCTCCTGGTAAGCATGGGCCAGTTGAAGCAGCCTCGCCTCCGACCAGGCCGGACCGGCAATCTGCAGTCCGATGGGAAGGCCCGAGCGGGTAAAGCCGCACGGGAGAACCAGGGCGGGAATGCCGGTAAGATTGAACAGGCGCATGAACCGGGTGAGCCGGCCCCTTGCCAGGGGCACTGCTTCGCTCTCGGCAATGGACGTCGCCGGCTGGGGGGTCGCCGGGAGAACCATGAGGTCGACGCTTTCAAACACCTTTGACATCTTTCTCTGCCACTGAACCTGGATCTTCCGCGCTAAAGCGTATTCTGTCCCTGTCACTTCCAATCCTTGGCGCAAACGCTCCAGCACGTCAGCTCCGATTTTGTCCGGATGATTGTGGATACGGCCGGAGTGATATGCCGCCGCTTCGGCCAGCAGAATGCGGGCGCTCGCATCCATGGCGGTCTCATATCCTTCGAATGACACCTCTCGCACTTCGCATCCGAGGTCAGGAATTATAGAGACTGCCTTCTCCACTGCCGCCCTCGTTTCGGGATCGTTGCCCCCCAAGAACAACTCATTAGGAAATCCCACCCTAAAAGGGAGCGGGATGTGGAGGGTTGACACGGCCGATGCAAAATCCTCCACCTCGTGGTCGACAGAGGATGGATCCTCCGCGTCATAACCGGCCACCACGGCCAGGAGTAATGCCACATCTTCAACAGTCCGGGCCATTGGCCCGGCATGATCCTGGGAAAACGACAACGGCACTACGCCGCTCAAGCTCAATCGCCCGTAAGTCGGTTTTAGTCCGACCACCCCGCACAGCGAAGCGGGGATTCGAATGGACCCCCCCGTGTCGGTCCCCACCGATCCAAGACACATCCCGGCTGCAAGCGCGGCTCCGGAGCCTCCACTTGATCCGCCGGAAATGTACTCCAGGTTCCAGGGATTATGGCAGGCCCCGAAATGCGGGTTCGTGGTCGTTACCCCAAGCGCCCATTCGTGCATGTTCAGCTTGCCCAGGAAAATGGCCCCCGCACGTCGCAACCTTTCAATGATGAAGGCATCGTCCGCGGCCATCTTGTCCTTCAGAAGAATGCTGCCAGCAGTCGTAGGCATTCCACGGACATCATACAGGTCCTTCACACCAATCGGGATCCCATGAAGCAGACCCAGTGGCTTCCCCTGCGCCACCGCTTCAGTGGCAATTCGTGCGTCATGAATCGCGGCCTCGGCGGCGACGTGGAGGTAAGCATTGACCGCGGGATTCAGCGCTTCAATGCGTGCAAGGTAGGCCTTTGTCAACTCCAGCGGCGACAGCCGCCCCGCACAAATCTCGTCACGGGCATTCGCGAGGGAGAGACTGATCAGGGAATCATCCATACGCATAGGGCTCCCAGCAGCTCGTCCGATCAAACCATTCCACTTTGTATGGCTATCTTTTGAGGACGATGATTGATGATGACGAAGGCACGCCGTCTCAAGGCAGTTTGCCTGGGGCCGTCGCTGCAACCCAGATCACGAGTCTTTGTGGCCGGTAGGGAAATGTCCAAGAGCCTTCCGAAATAAGGTCGTGGCAACTGGCACCAGTGCGAGCCAATCTTAGCGCAAGCAAAGCAGCAACTCTAACTTGAATTTCTCCAGAGAAGAACCGGCCCCCAAAAAGATTGGACGCCTCAGTTCGCTACCCAAGGACATAGAGACTCGAACAAGCGGTACTTCCTTTAAAGCATACGCTATTGGACTTTTCGAGGCAAGTTGAAGACCCCAGCCCGATGAGGAGAACCCCATCGATAGGCGTCTGCCGTCTAAGAAAGCCTCCCAAGATTCATGGTGCGTTGTTCGTTAGCATTATTCAACTGGACTCCAAAAGGATTCTCCCTCTCGACGTCGTCCCGACGCCAGAAACCTCACGAGAAAGTCACTTTAGAAGGCAATCAAGCCCTCAATTTCAAAATTGACAAACTCGCAGGATGGAGTTGGCATCTATGAAGATGTGTGATAAAAGAGGAGGGCTTGAACGATGAATGCCTTCCCCGGGGTTGAACCAGCTGAATGATTCTCTCGCGATTCGAGGCGCACATTCCGCTTCATCTGACGATCACTTTTTCAAATCCATACTCCGAGCGCCCGTTATCAGATAAGCGTAGAAGGCAGTCAACTTTTGCCACCATTTTCCAGCCAGGAGGAAATTCACAAAATGAAGAAGCGAACGCAGATTATTCTGATTCTTGCAATCCTTGCGTCGATCTGTCTCGCATTGAACCTGTTCGGGCAGGCCGCGAAAAAGACGACTGCCAAGGCCCCGGACAAGATCGTCTTCGAGGCAAAACCAGGAAAAGTCACTTTTGACCACGCCAAGCATCTCGAGCGTGAGAAGAATGACTGCAAGGCATGTCACGACAAGCTGTTTCCTCAATCCAAAGCCCCCTTGAATTTCGCCGCGGGGATGCACAAGCCCGCGGAAGCGAAAAAGGCATCCTGTGCTGCCTGCCATGTAGCGGGCGGAAAGGCCTTCGAGAGCAAAGGAAACTGTAACAAGTGTCACGTGAAGGCGTAGGGGGGAGAGTGATCCTCCTCCAGGGACCTCGTATCATTCAATGATCAGTGTGAAGGTCGCTTAAGAAAATGGTCCTGGGGGGACAAGCGGGCCTGTCTTTGAGACCGAGCGTGAACACCCCACCGGTATCCACAGGGATGCCCGAGAGGGTGAGGACCTTAGTCCGCCAATCGAACGACCGCCGCGAGGGAATCGC
This genomic interval carries:
- a CDS encoding zf-HC2 domain-containing protein, with amino-acid sequence MSCLPEMTCAIFVDEELPEDEARRVRLHLGRCSRCQALVDSLRVENRVLTNALQRVEEDWASTGEQPARLLDLVGKAAAVSILAVLLSFLVNWVEQRLPPATEWLNPMHLPGQSNLLFTIVFYLTNIGAAIMSQIVTIVSVLVSATLVITGGVLLWRHHKGFLRWGIGVVMLLVLVIPGLALERRSDKATVMIGSTETINDNLLATGDTILVDGVVNGDLIVFARRVEIHGTVKGDLVGFAQETDISGTVEGNVFGFSQSLNLTGHVTRNIYSWIQTFRLERQGVVGGDVVVGSANTSLDGKVTQSAWIFSGAADIRGNVGHDFSFFGGKLNLFPPASMGGDLTAHVSKPNSVHIAPGVAVGGKTETILNVHENRFVRPRFYFWKVVKLVGALLVGWLMLVLAPKFFHTTVQATGSLGRSLGLGFAVLVATPIAVIIACITLVGLPLGLLVLVFYVASLYFAEIFVGAFLGRVILRSSSATMSQTVLALLLGFVILLIVFEIPYGVGAILRLAVFCLGLGGFSWALYRSVRPQTN
- a CDS encoding RNA polymerase sigma factor, with product MGTESNHANGPNQDGRKSRGEPLDLDAVIQRAIVGDSESFAELYRQFKPRTLGLCRHMLGSREAAEDATSEVFVRLKRGLAGYNGSVPFLSWLYSIASHYCVDLIRKRQVEQRFIVEGDTEAQPAGGGATSPLDEAMMTEQNAEVRKAIGLLPEKYRLPLVLRYYSDFSYDEIARQLGFQRAHVATLIFRGKLELRQILTRRKGKGTS
- a CDS encoding amidase, translated to MDDSLISLSLANARDEICAGRLSPLELTKAYLARIEALNPAVNAYLHVAAEAAIHDARIATEAVAQGKPLGLLHGIPIGVKDLYDVRGMPTTAGSILLKDKMAADDAFIIERLRRAGAIFLGKLNMHEWALGVTTTNPHFGACHNPWNLEYISGGSSGGSGAALAAGMCLGSVGTDTGGSIRIPASLCGVVGLKPTYGRLSLSGVVPLSFSQDHAGPMARTVEDVALLLAVVAGYDAEDPSSVDHEVEDFASAVSTLHIPLPFRVGFPNELFLGGNDPETRAAVEKAVSIIPDLGCEVREVSFEGYETAMDASARILLAEAAAYHSGRIHNHPDKIGADVLERLRQGLEVTGTEYALARKIQVQWQRKMSKVFESVDLMVLPATPQPATSIAESEAVPLARGRLTRFMRLFNLTGIPALVLPCGFTRSGLPIGLQIAGPAWSEARLLQLAHAYQEATDWHHQRPPL
- a CDS encoding glycosyltransferase family 2 protein, yielding MHRAVDIILPTHRRPHTVGYSIQSVLLQTYPSFHLHVVGDGCSPETESVVRSFRDSRVHFYPFGKGKGFGYVHRNAVLRQTSEKYVAYIADDDLWFPDHLERGVAALEGRSLGLVAFRACHVRAPDRVDAHFFAFDWQIGFVSKFLRHWFTGMAEYIHRRDLFEQVGYWDAGLSRFGDREFYNRLRTSGAPSTYLDYMTVLRFYAQDWDDQYSSLEEPPQKRYLARLQDPGWCEAVRNSGETSVRGFRSRQQQWRDFFAFAVRSGPKFLRFGSERLSTYLQREEGHNATGSQERPSIDYE
- a CDS encoding dTDP-4-dehydrorhamnose 3,5-epimerase family protein, which gives rise to MSNWQMPQDLIEGVVLREVLHVPGDRGVITEMFRFDWDPSGQPVTQVYQSRVFPGLVAAWSCHRESIDRLFVNQGHMKFVLYDDREESRTYGQLNEFHIGDARPALLIIPTGVWHGLKNLGPSDCLLTNLPTKAYNYEDPDHYRLPKDTPKIPYRWFPAPPSPPDSIKS